One stretch of Narcine bancroftii isolate sNarBan1 chromosome 8, sNarBan1.hap1, whole genome shotgun sequence DNA includes these proteins:
- the LOC138741637 gene encoding piggyBac transposable element-derived protein 4-like codes for MEPESGVNVFEERGLPVHGEEEGRQDVDWTSTLEEIHVPAFAEPTGPQHQLPSTASPLDYFSLLWPSTLFDTIAEETNRYAVQCQEKAGKRDPSWIPTESQEIKAFFAINIMMGIKQLPRISLYWSQDTALRCPWITSAMSRDRFWKISQYLHLRDNRWALPKSDPNHDPVYKVRALMEVVRSLFGQRYLPRRDLSVDEAMVAYKGRLYFKQYAPAKPTKWGLKVWMLCEAATGYCLNFNIYTGRRRTESPHGTGHDVVMELCQPYFHRQHHVYSDRFFTSPVLLEHLEEHGTRACGTTHLHRRGISTEARKTKLKKQGEVRFFQKASLLLTIWKDKRQVATLSTNQNARMVANSGVVKPQAVMEYNKYMGGVDISDQLRSYYPVGRPSKKWWRCLLWFSLNITIVNGWLIFKISSHDPPLPIRYDHLSYRTALAKLLRGDYSARGSGRDRLPLSVDPRYQAAFCNPSAHNMVKIEGRKKVCRECSRWKRKTVSGRSVETSFKCEFCQVPLCRISCFKDYHRSLP; via the coding sequence ATGGAACCTGAGAGCGGTGTGAATgtttttgaggagagaggcttgCCCGTTCATGGCGAGGAAGAGGGGCGTCAGGATGTGGATTGGACTTCCACTCTTGAAGAGATTCATGTACCGGCCTTCGCCGAGCCCACGGGTCCTCAGCACCAGCTCCCGAGCACTGCCAGTCCACTGGATTACTTCAGTTTACTTTGGCCAAGCACTCTATTCGACACCATAGCTGAGGAAACCAATCGCTACGCTGTACAGTGCCAAGAGAAAGCAGGCAAAAGGGACCCGTCTTGGATTCCCACGGAATCCCAGGAAATCAAGGCTTTCTTCGCTATCAACATAATGATGGGCATCAAACAACTGCCTCGCATCTCTCTGTACTGGAGCCAGGACACCGCCCTCCGCTGCCCGTGGATCACTTCGGCCATGTCCAGGGACAGGTTTTGGAAAATAAGCCAATACCTTCACCTGCGAGACAACAGGTGGGCTCTGCCCAAGTCCGACCCCAATCATGACCCAGTGTACAAAGTCCGAGCCCTCATGGAGGTCGTGCGTTCCCTCTTTGGCCAACGTTACCTTCCGCGCCGCGACCTGAGTGTCGACGAGGCCATGGTTGCTTACAAAGGACGGCTGTATTTCAAGCAGTACGCCCCTGCCAAGCCGACCAAGTGGGGGCTGAAagtgtggatgctgtgtgaagcTGCAACCGGCTACTGCCTGAACTTCAACATATACACGGGACGGCGGAGGACGGAGTCGCCACACGGTACGGGGCACGACGTGGTGATGGAGCTCTGCCAGCCCTACTTCCACCGCCAGCACCACGTCTACTCTGACCGCTTCTTCACAAGCCCCGTTctgctggagcacctggaggagcaCGGGACACGGGCGTGTGGCACCACGCACCTCCACCGTCGAGGCATCTCCACTGAAGCCAGGAAAACGAAGCTGAAGAAACAGGGTGAAGTTAGGTTCTTCCAGAAAGCCTCCTTACTGTTAACCATTTGGAAAGATAAGAGACAAGTCGCAACCCTGTCAACCAACCAAAATGCCAGGATGGTTGCAAACTCGGGGGTAGTCAAACCTCAGGCTGTGATGGAATACAACAAGTACATGGGGGGTGTTGATATTTCCGATCAACTGAGAAGCTACTACCCTGTAGGCCGTCCTTCCAAAAAGTGGTGGAGATGTCTCTTGTGGTTCTCATTGAATATTACCATTGTCAATGGCTGGCTTATTTTCAAGATTTCATCTCATGACCCACCCCTGCCCATCCGTTATGACCACCTCAGCTACCGCACAGCTTTGGCCAAGCTGCTCCGTGGGGATTACTCAGCACGAGGGAGCGGGAGAGACAGGTTGCCCCTGTCCGTGGACCCCAGATACCAAGCGGCCTTCTGCAACCCGAGTGCGCACAACATGGTGAAGATAGAGGGGCGCAAGAAAGTGTGCCGAGAGTGCTCGCGGTGGAAGCGCAAAACCGTCTCTGGCAGATCAGTGGAGACGTCCTTCAAGTGCGAATTTTGCCAAGTGCCTCTGTGCAGAATCAGTTGCTTCAAAGATTACCATCGATCACTTCCTTAA